From the genome of Nostoc sp. HK-01, one region includes:
- a CDS encoding PpiC-type peptidyl-prolyl cis-trans isomerase, with protein MQTKCFLAEKHIYINKTTPMQKHLSESTLNGHAQELAPLSIPTATDADVIAYLRRSAKFAEFLALAEREAQILGACEEFGITVSEEEVQAAGDDFRQKHKLWGMQEMIAWLDQQRISMEDWVQEIKIGLLEKQLKEYLFGPSVDGEYMRNRDHYKRVAISQILVVDLATAWKIVQLLREGHASFCALALEYSKGKTSQEKGGFFGTRFLIELMPDVAEAIKNVEEGEILGPIQTKLGYHVVKVEKWFPLQLTLAVREQIMESLFQSWLQNKLNNIVYQN; from the coding sequence ATGCAAACTAAATGTTTTTTAGCTGAAAAACATATCTATATAAATAAAACAACACCCATGCAAAAACATTTGTCAGAAAGCACTCTTAATGGACACGCACAAGAATTGGCTCCATTATCCATCCCTACAGCGACGGATGCAGATGTAATTGCATATCTGCGCCGTTCGGCTAAGTTTGCGGAATTTTTGGCTTTGGCTGAAAGGGAAGCACAAATTTTAGGCGCTTGCGAAGAGTTTGGTATTACCGTGTCCGAAGAGGAAGTACAAGCAGCTGGAGATGATTTTCGCCAAAAACATAAGTTATGGGGAATGCAGGAAATGATCGCTTGGTTAGATCAGCAGCGTATTAGTATGGAAGACTGGGTACAAGAAATTAAAATAGGGCTTTTAGAGAAACAACTCAAAGAATATTTATTTGGGCCGAGTGTAGATGGTGAATATATGAGAAACCGCGATCACTACAAACGAGTGGCGATATCGCAGATTCTTGTTGTAGACTTAGCAACAGCTTGGAAAATTGTCCAGTTACTACGCGAGGGACACGCTTCATTCTGTGCCTTAGCGTTGGAATACTCAAAAGGTAAGACATCACAAGAAAAAGGTGGGTTTTTCGGGACTCGCTTTTTGATAGAACTAATGCCAGATGTAGCTGAAGCTATTAAAAATGTGGAAGAGGGTGAAATTTTAGGGCCAATTCAAACTAAATTAGGTTATCACGTTGTCAAGGTTGAAAAGTGGTTTCCTCTGCAATTAACTCTAGCAGTTAGAGAGCAAATAATGGAATCTTTATTTCAATCTTGGTTGCAGAATAAGTTGAACAATATTGTATATCAAAATTAA
- a CDS encoding HlyD family secretion protein, translated as MPNQYRNSSSAVAKIEDEKTTVTQTDDTNNWSYSTEELLDALPKAWTRSLLYALVGFTAIALPWAMLSKVDETGSARGSIEPQGATLKLDSQANGRVTSVRVKEGDKVKAGQILLDIESNILQTQLQQAEAKLSGLQNQRSQFDVLKNQIQLSFNVQEQQNKSQALEKMSQVNQAKQDLDAKQSTYNLQKLEKQALVNQAQQQIKASQDTQKSAKSRLSIDSRQVERFSKLINEGAVSATQVDQLQKQQEESKQLYEKATSDIKQSQLQLTEEQNRYQTTMNQLESDIKQARLRLQEEENSYRSLQQAGTLALLRNQQQLKDLQTKIAGLDSQIAQTKSQIVSLKLQLQQRIVRSPVDGMIFDLPIDKPGSVVQPGQRIAQIAPENTPLILKAEMPSTQSGFLKEGMPVKIKFDAYPFQDYGVVPGRVNWVSPDSKVTQSNQGSTQNFELKISLERSYIQSGNKRILITPGQTATAEVIIRQRHLIDYILDPFKKLQTGGLEL; from the coding sequence ATGCCAAACCAATATCGCAATTCATCATCGGCGGTCGCCAAAATTGAAGATGAAAAAACTACAGTTACTCAAACTGATGATACTAACAATTGGTCATACAGTACCGAAGAACTCTTAGATGCTTTACCCAAAGCTTGGACGCGCTCTTTATTGTATGCCCTTGTAGGTTTTACAGCGATCGCTTTACCTTGGGCGATGTTATCGAAAGTAGATGAGACAGGTAGTGCCAGGGGCAGTATCGAACCGCAAGGTGCAACCCTAAAATTAGACTCTCAAGCAAATGGGAGAGTCACATCTGTGAGGGTGAAAGAGGGAGATAAGGTAAAAGCGGGGCAAATTCTGCTGGATATCGAATCTAATATTTTGCAAACGCAACTCCAGCAAGCTGAAGCAAAACTCTCTGGACTACAAAATCAGCGATCGCAATTTGATGTCCTCAAAAACCAAATACAGTTATCGTTTAATGTTCAAGAGCAGCAAAACAAATCTCAAGCTTTAGAAAAGATGTCTCAAGTCAACCAGGCGAAACAAGACCTGGATGCAAAACAAAGTACATATAACTTACAGAAATTAGAAAAACAAGCATTAGTTAATCAAGCACAACAACAAATTAAAGCATCTCAAGATACTCAAAAATCTGCTAAAAGTCGTTTAAGTATAGATTCAAGACAAGTTGAACGCTTTAGCAAACTGATAAATGAGGGTGCAGTTTCCGCTACCCAAGTTGATCAACTCCAAAAACAACAAGAAGAAAGTAAACAACTTTATGAAAAAGCTACATCAGATATTAAACAATCGCAACTGCAATTAACTGAAGAACAAAATCGTTATCAAACAACTATGAATCAGTTAGAGTCTGATATTAAACAAGCCAGACTCCGACTGCAAGAAGAGGAAAATAGTTATCGGAGTTTGCAGCAAGCAGGGACACTGGCGCTGCTAAGAAATCAGCAACAACTCAAAGACTTGCAAACAAAAATTGCTGGTTTAGATTCTCAAATTGCTCAAACTAAAAGCCAAATTGTATCGTTAAAGCTTCAGTTACAACAGAGAATAGTGCGCTCGCCTGTTGATGGTATGATTTTTGACCTGCCCATTGACAAACCTGGTTCTGTAGTACAACCAGGACAAAGGATTGCTCAAATTGCACCTGAAAATACTCCTTTAATCCTCAAAGCCGAAATGCCCAGCACGCAAAGCGGTTTCTTGAAGGAGGGGATGCCAGTAAAAATTAAGTTTGATGCTTATCCTTTCCAAGATTATGGAGTAGTACCAGGGCGAGTAAATTGGGTTTCACCAGACTCTAAAGTTACTCAAAGTAATCAAGGCAGCACTCAAAATTTTGAATTAAAAATATCTCTGGAGCGTTCTTATATTCAATCTGGAAATAAACGTATTCTCATAACTCCGGGGCAAACAGCAACAGCCGAAGTAATTATCCGCCAGCGTCACTTGATTGACTACATTTTAGATCCATTTAAAAAGTTACAGACTGGGGGTCTAGAACTTTAG
- a CDS encoding aldo/keto reductase family oxidoreductase: MKITNLSPIVEPQPINLEAEIAQANSKFPQSDLPFYRKLGRTDLTVSCLGLGGGGRISSEDTLYAFEQGINYFFYSSDLHQYFYSTMAETLRKLCGRKSSVREKVVLATVTYIVRSPDTIFSYLFDQFSDLGIDYIDVFFWGWIDQHNASAFERCVSASDDIRGPNTVCQRTIERVFGVSERLKKMGAVRYIGASFHDHDLAKQWLNSPWLDVAMVRHNVAHRTAQTKVFPHLDANDPHRPGIVTFKSAGMSGPALWNPPVGLPSGCWLPSVPDLYRYSLSQNCVDIALTGLRNRQEVDAAVASVQKGKLTPEELDYLNLYGDLHRRRVKIQDISPERLLVSSSK, translated from the coding sequence ATGAAAATTACTAATCTTTCACCCATAGTTGAACCACAACCTATTAATTTAGAAGCTGAAATTGCCCAAGCTAACAGTAAATTTCCTCAGTCCGACTTGCCTTTTTACCGTAAACTTGGACGGACTGACTTAACAGTTAGTTGTCTAGGATTAGGCGGTGGTGGTCGTATTTCTAGCGAAGATACTCTTTACGCCTTCGAGCAAGGAATTAACTACTTTTTTTACTCTAGCGATTTGCATCAATATTTTTATAGCACGATGGCTGAGACGCTACGTAAATTATGTGGACGTAAATCTTCGGTGCGAGAGAAGGTAGTTTTGGCAACTGTCACTTATATTGTTAGGTCTCCAGACACAATATTTAGTTATTTATTCGATCAGTTTTCAGACTTGGGAATTGATTATATTGATGTGTTTTTTTGGGGTTGGATTGACCAGCATAATGCTAGTGCTTTTGAAAGGTGTGTGAGTGCCTCTGACGATATTCGCGGGCCAAATACAGTCTGTCAACGAACTATAGAAAGAGTGTTTGGTGTCTCAGAACGTCTCAAAAAAATGGGTGCTGTGCGTTACATTGGTGCTTCTTTCCATGACCACGATTTAGCAAAACAATGGTTAAATAGCCCTTGGTTGGATGTTGCTATGGTCAGACACAACGTTGCCCACCGCACTGCCCAGACTAAGGTTTTCCCTCATTTAGATGCCAACGACCCCCATCGCCCTGGTATTGTCACCTTTAAATCTGCTGGTATGTCTGGCCCAGCATTGTGGAATCCTCCCGTTGGGCTACCCTCTGGATGCTGGCTACCTTCAGTTCCCGATTTATATCGCTATTCTTTAAGCCAGAACTGTGTGGATATAGCATTAACAGGTTTACGAAATCGTCAGGAGGTTGATGCAGCAGTTGCGAGTGTCCAAAAAGGAAAACTAACGCCTGAAGAATTGGACTATCTAAATCTGTATGGAGATTTGCATCGCCGACGGGTGAAGATTCAAGATATTTCACCAGAAAGGCTATTAGTTAGCAGTTCTAAGTAG